A section of the Ranitomeya imitator isolate aRanImi1 chromosome 7, aRanImi1.pri, whole genome shotgun sequence genome encodes:
- the ACADL gene encoding long-chain specific acyl-CoA dehydrogenase, mitochondrial gives MAAGLRILGRSVQQLSNVCSARVPVCASIRCQQTQPSSHEQRSRSEPSQAKSLMDIGTRRIFTADHDIFRESVRRFFQQEVAPYHAEWEKAGQVSRELWEKAGQQGLLGASIPEEHGGIGGDILSSAVVWEEQMYVNCTGPGFSLHSDIVMPYISRYGSKSQIQKYIPQMTAGKCIGAIAMTEPGAGSDLQGVRTNAKKDGSDWILNGSKVFITNGFMSDVVIVVAMTNREARTPAHGISLFLVDNGTKGFIKGKKLEKIGLKAQDTAELFFEDVRLPAEALLGEENKGFYYLMKELPQERLLIADMAVASCEFMFEETRNYVKQRKAFGKTIAHLQTVQHKLAEMKTQICVGRTFLDNCLQLHTDRRLDSGTASMAKYWASDLQNAVATQGVQLHGGWGYMWEYPIAKAYVDSRVQPIYGGTNEIMKELIARDIVKDN, from the exons ATGCCAGCAAACTCAGCCCAGTTCCCATGAGCAAAGATCTCGCTCAGAGCCCAGCCAGGCCAAGAGCTTAATGGACATTGGTACAAGACGCATATTCACTGCTGACCACGACATCTTCAGAGAGAGCGTCCGGAGATTCTTCCAGCAAGAGGTGGCACCTTACCATGCAGA GTGGGAGAAAGCTGGACAGGTGAGCCGGGAGTTGTGGGAGAAGGCTGGTCAGCAGGGGCTCCTAGGTGCCTCCATCCCAGAAGAACATGGAGGCATTGGTGGTGATATCTTGTCTTCTGCTGTTGTATGGGAGGAACA AATGTACGTGAATTGCACAGGTCCAGGATTCAGTCTTCACTCTGACATCGTGATGCCTTATATCTCAAGATATGGTAGTAAGAGCCAGATACAGAAGTACATCCCTCAGATGACAGCTGGCAAATGCATTGGGGCCATAGCAATGACTGAACCAGGAGCTGGAAG TGATCTGCAGGGCGTGCGAACAAATGCAAAGAAGGATGGGAGTGACTGGATCTTAAATGGCAGCAAG GTATTTATTACGAATGGATTTATGAGTGATGTGGTTATTGTGGTGGCAATGACTAACCGTGAGGCCCGCACTCCGGCTCATGGTATTAGCCTCTTCCTCGTGGACAATGGGACTAAAGGTTTCATCAAGGGAAAGAAACTGGAGAAAATTGGTCTGAAGGCACAG GACACCGCAGAGTTGTTTTTTGAAGATGTCAGACTCCCTGCTGAAGCTTTACTGGGAGAAGAAAATAAAGGCTTCTACTACCTGATGAAAGAACTTCCCCAG GAGAGACTCCTGATAGCCGACATGGCGGTTGCTAGCTGTGAATTCATGTTTGAAGAAACCAGGAATTACGTCAAGCAGAGGAAAGCCTTCGGAAAAACGATTGCACACTTACAG accGTACAACACAAGTTGGCAGAAATGAAAACGCAGATCTGTGTAGGTCGCACCTTCTTAGACAACTGCCTCCAGCTTCACACAGATAGACGCTTGGATTCTGGAACCGCTTCCATGGCAAAATATTG GGCATCTGACCTCCAGAACGCAGTGGCTACTCAAGGTGTCCAACTCCATGGAGGATGGGGTTACATGTGGGAATATCCCATTGCAAA GGCTTATGTAGATTCTCGTGTTCAGCCCATATACGGTGGCACAAATGAGATAATGAAGGAACTCATTGCAAGAGATATTGTGAAAGACAACTGA